A genome region from Phaeobacter sp. A36a-5a includes the following:
- a CDS encoding benzoate/H(+) symporter BenE family transporter yields MLSPLKLSHSVAGAVAVLLGYTGSVVIIAQASDAPGASLAQADSWILVLVMGIGVGMGLNSLGLSLMSRMPILTARFATPPRQSRRKPAETTR; encoded by the coding sequence ATGCTCAGCCCCTTGAAACTGTCGCATAGTGTTGCCGGCGCTGTTGCCGTGCTGCTGGGCTACACCGGATCTGTCGTGATCATCGCTCAGGCCAGCGACGCCCCCGGCGCCAGTCTGGCGCAGGCCGACAGCTGGATTCTGGTCTTGGTTATGGGCATCGGTGTGGGCATGGGGCTCAACAGCCTCGGCCTGTCGCTGATGTCCCGGATGCCGATCCTGACCGCCCGGTTCGCCACTCCGCCCCGCCAAAGCCGGCGAAAACCGGCAGAAACCACCAGATAA
- a CDS encoding helix-turn-helix domain-containing protein — MSEDSITLNLRDIRQGAGLSLSRAAEVTGVSKAMLGQIERGESSPTIATLWKIAKGFHLPLSALIGEAAAPDLAASGERLFRSVQFPGSIAVKMVFPFDPALAAETFHVSLRPGQCHLSQPHDSGVTEEVFVLEGAMEVLRGDDWVALDTGQALRFAADQPHGYRSGDSGAAFLNMHHYRRVASRG, encoded by the coding sequence ATGAGCGAAGATAGCATCACTCTGAATTTGCGGGACATTCGCCAGGGCGCAGGGCTAAGCCTGTCACGGGCTGCCGAGGTCACCGGCGTCAGCAAGGCGATGCTGGGCCAGATCGAGCGCGGCGAATCAAGCCCGACGATTGCCACCCTGTGGAAAATTGCCAAGGGGTTTCATCTGCCGCTCAGCGCGCTGATCGGCGAGGCGGCAGCCCCGGATCTGGCCGCCAGCGGCGAGCGGCTGTTCCGCTCGGTCCAGTTTCCCGGTTCGATCGCGGTGAAGATGGTGTTTCCCTTTGATCCCGCGCTTGCGGCCGAGACCTTTCACGTGAGCCTGCGTCCCGGCCAATGCCACCTGTCCCAGCCCCATGACAGCGGCGTGACTGAAGAGGTCTTCGTGCTGGAGGGCGCGATGGAGGTGTTGCGGGGCGACGATTGGGTGGCGCTGGATACCGGGCAGGCGCTGCGCTTTGCGGCGGATCAGCCACATGGCTATCGCAGTGGCGACAGCGGTGCTGCGTTCTTGAACATGCACCACTACCGCCGCGTGGCCTCTCGCGGCTAG